The following are encoded in a window of Pan troglodytes isolate AG18354 chromosome 4, NHGRI_mPanTro3-v2.0_pri, whole genome shotgun sequence genomic DNA:
- the SLC35A4 gene encoding probable UDP-sugar transporter protein SLC35A4 — protein MSVEDGGMPGLGRPRQARWTLMLLLSTAMYGAHAPLLALCHVDGRVPFRPSSAVLLTELTKLLLCAFSLLVGWQAWPQGAPPWRQAAPFALSALLYGANNNLVIYLQRYMDPSTYQVLSNLKIGSTAVLYCLCLRHRLSVRQGLALLLLMAAGACYAAGGLQVPGNTLPSPPPAAAASPMPLHITPLGLLLLILYCLISGLSSVYTELLMKRQRLPLALQNLFLYTFGVLLNLGLHAGGGSGPGLLEGFSGWAALVVLSQALNGLLMSAVMKHGSSITRLFVVSCSLVVNAVLSAVLLRLQLTAAFFLATLLIGLAMRLYYGSR, from the coding sequence ATGAGTGTAGAGGATGGGGGTATGCCAGGCCTGGGCCGTCCCAGGCAGGCCCGCTGGACCCTGATGCTACTCCTATCCACTGCCATGTACGGTGCCCATGCCCCATTGCTGGCACTGTGCCATGTGGACGGCCGAGTGCCCTTCCGGCCCTCCTCAGCCGTGCTGCTGACTGAGCTGACCAAGCTACTGTTATGCGCCTTCTCCCTTCTGGTAGGCTGGCAAGCATGGCCCCAGGGGGCCCCACCCTGGCGCCAGGCTGCTCCCTTCGCACTATCAGCCCTGCTCTATGGCGCTAACAACAACCTGGTGATCTATCTTCAGCGTTACATGGACCCCAGCACCTACCAGGTGCTGAGTAATCTCAAGATTGGAAGCACGGCTGTGCTCTACTGCCTCTGCCTCCGGCACCGCCTCTCTGTGCGTCAGGGGTTAgcgctgctgctgctgatggctGCGGGGGCCTGCTATGCAGCAGGGGGCCTTCAAGTTCCCGGGAACACCCTTCCCAGTCCCCCTCCAGCAGCTGCTGCCAGCCCCATGCCCCTGCATATCACTCCGCTAGGCCTGCTGCTCCTCATTCTGTACTGCCTCATCTCAGGCTTGTCTTCAGTGTACACAGAGCTGCTCATGAAGCGACAGCGGCTGCCCCTGGCACTTCAGAACCTCTTCCTCTACACTTTTGGTGTGCTTCTGAATCTAGGTCTGCATGCTGGCGGCGGCTCCGGCCCAGGCCTCCTGGAAGGTTTCTCAGGATGGGCAGCACTCGTGGTGCTGAGCCAGGCACTAAATGGACTGCTCATGTCCGCTGTCATGAAGCATGGCAGCAGCATCACACGCCTCTTTGTGGTGTCCTGCTCACTGGTGGTCAACGCCGTGCTCTCAGCAGTCCTGCTACGGCTGCAGCTCACAGCCGCCTTCTTCCTGGCCACATTGCTCATTGGCCTGGCCATGCGCCTGTACTATGGCAGCCGCTAG